A single Perognathus longimembris pacificus isolate PPM17 chromosome 17, ASM2315922v1, whole genome shotgun sequence DNA region contains:
- the Mnt gene encoding max-binding protein MNT — protein sequence MSIETLLEAARFLEWQAQQQQRAREEQERLRLEREREREQEQKKASSLARLAHALPVEEPRIEAPPLPLSPPAPPPAPPPPLATPTPLTVIPIPVVTNSAQPLPPLPPAAQPLPLAPRQPALVSTPGLSIKEPAPLPTRPQVHTPAPGLPDSKTTVAPTGSPKPLQPLPTPILTIAPHPGVQPQLAPQQPPPPTLGTLKLAPAEEAKSSEQKKRPGGIGTREVHNKLEKNRRAHLKECFETLKRNIPNVDDKKTSNLSVLRTALRYIQSLKRKEKEYEHEMERLAREKIATQQRLAELKHELSQWMDVLEIDRVLRQTGQPEDDQASTSTASEGEDNIDEDMEEDRAGLGPPKLSHRPQPELLKSTLPPSSTAPAPLPSHPHPHPHPVALSPAHLPVQPPPPPPPPQQKTPLPAPPPPPANPAQTLVPAPAHLVATAGGGSTVIAHTATTHASVIQTVNHVLQGPGGKHIAHIAPSAPSPAVQLAPATPPIGHITVHPATLNHVAHLGSQLPLYPQPVAVSQPVAVSHIAHTLSHQQVNGTAGLGPPATVMAKPAVGAQVVHHPQLVGQTVLNPVTMVTMPSFPVSTLKLA from the exons ATGAGCATCGAGACGCTACTGGAGGCGGCCCGCTTCCTGGAATGGCAAGCTCAGCAACAACAGAGAGCACGTG AGGAGCAGGAGCGGCTTCGCCTGGAAcgggagcgggagcgggagcAGGAACAGAAGAAGGCCAGTAGCCTGGCCAGGCTAGCACATGCCCTGCCTGTGGAAGAACCCCGCATTGAGGCACCCCCGCTGCCCTTGTCCCCACCAGCTCCCCCACCagcacctccacctccacttGCCACTCCCACTCCACTGACTGTCATTCCTATTCCTGTAGTGACCAACTCTGCCCAGCCACTGCCCCCACTACCCCCTGCTGCCCAGCCTCTGCCCCTGGCACCTCGTCAACCAGCCCTGGTCAGCACTCCTGGACTCAGTATTAAGGAGCCTGCCCCATTGCCTACGAGGCCACAAGTACACACCCCTGCTCCTGGACTGCCAGACTCCAAGACCACTGTGGCCCCTACTGGCAGCCCCAAGCCTTTGcagcccctccccacacccaTCCTGACCATAGCACCCCACCCTGGAGTACAGCCTCAGCTGGCCCCTCAGcagccacccccacccacacTTGGGACTCTAAAGTTGGCACCAGCTGAAGAAGCCAAATCCAGTGAACAGAAGAAGAGGCCTGGGGG GATCGGGACCAGAGAAGTCcacaacaaattggagaaaaacag gAGGGCCCATCTGAAGGAGTGCTTCGAGACCCTGAAGCGCAACATCCCCAATGTGGACGACAAGAAGACCTCGAATCTGAGTGTGCTGCGGACGGCGCTGCGGTACATCCAG TCcctaaagaggaaggagaaggagtaCGAGCACGAGATGGAGCGGCTGGCCAGGGAGAAGATCGCCACACAGCAGCGGCTGGCAGAGCTCAAACACGAGCTGAGCCAGTGGATGGACGTGCTGGAGATCGACCGCGTACTCCGGCAGACGGGCCAGCCTGAGGACGACCAGGCCTCTACTTCCACTGCCTCTG AGGGTGAGGACAACATAGACGAGGATATGGAGGAGGACCGGGCAGGCCTGGGCCCACCTAAGCTGAGCCATCGTCCCCAGCCGGAGCTGCTGAAGTCTACCCTGCCACCTTCCAGCACTGCCCCTGCACCTTTGCCATCACATCCTCACCCCCATCCTCACCCAGTGGCTCTGTCTCCTGCCCATCTCCCcgtgcagccgccgccgccgccaccaccaccacagcaGAAGACCCCGCTGCCAGCACCAcctcccccaccagccaaccctgccCAGACACTGGTGCCAGCTCCGGCTCATCTGGTGGCCACAGCTGGGGGTGGTTCCACAGTCATTGCCCACACAGCCACCACCCATGCCTCAGTCATCCAGACTGTGAACCATGTTCTACAGGGGCCAGGTGGCAAGCACATTGCCCACATCGCCCCCTCGGCCCCCAGCCCCGCTGTGCAGCTAGCACCTGCCACACCCCCCATTGGCCACATCACAGTGCACCCTGCCACCCTCAACCACGTGGCCCACCTTGGCTCCCAGCTGCCCTTGTACCCACAGCCTGTGGCAGTGAGCCAGCCCGTGGCAGTGAGCCACATTGCCCACACCCTCTCACACCAGCAAGTGAATGGCACAGCCGGGTTGGGGCCCCCAGCCACCGTCATGGCAAAGCCAGCCGTGGGGGCCCAGGTGGTACACCACCCCCAGCTGGTAGGCCAGACAGTGCTTAACCCAGTGACAATGGTCACCATGCCCTCCTTCCCAGTCAGCACACTGAAGCTGGCGTGA